Proteins from a genomic interval of Lycium ferocissimum isolate CSIRO_LF1 chromosome 2, AGI_CSIRO_Lferr_CH_V1, whole genome shotgun sequence:
- the LOC132041470 gene encoding vesicle transport protein GOT1-like — MLSFEMNDRKKIGLGLTGFGVFFSFLGIILFFDKGLIAMGNILFFSGVALTIGLKSSLQFFSKRSNFKGTISFGAGFFLVIIGWPILGMILEAYGFVVLFSGFWPTLAVFLQKIPILGWIIQQPYIRSFFERYRGKRVPV, encoded by the exons ATGCTTTCGTTCGAAATGAATGATCGCAAAA AGATAGGGCTAGGATTGACGGGATTTGGAGTGTTTTTCTCATTCTTGGGGATCATATTGTTCTTTGACAAGGGACTAATTGCCATGGGAAAT ATCCTCTTCTTCTCAGGGGTGGCACTGACCATTGGTCTCAAGTCGTCACTGCAGTTCTTTAGTAAACGTAGTAATTTCAAG ggaacaatatcaTTTGGTGCTGGCTTTTTCTTGGTTATTATTGGTTGGCCTATACTGGGTATGATTCTTGAGGCATATGGATTTGTCGTACTTTTCAG TGGTTTCTGGCCAACACTGGCAGTATTTCTGCAAAAGATACCTATCCTAGGTTGGATCATCCAGCAGCCCTATATCAGATCG TTCTTTGAACGCTACCGTGGAAAACGTGTCCCTGTATAA